GAGCCTCGTGATTATTCTGAAAATAATACAGCGGTTTGGAAAACTTTAAAAAACAAAAGCAATTCGTATAGAGATTTTTATTCTGATTATTTCGAATATATAGATGTGATTTATTCGCCAGAACAAGTACGGGAAATAGTAGAACAGATTGAAAATAAAAGAGAGAAGCTAGATTCATTTTCAGAATGGAAGCAAAGCTATCTTAAAAAAGAAATTTCAAGATTATACGATTTGATTGGAACAAAATACATCCGTCAGAACAATCTCAAACTAGCCTCTGAATATTTTGGAAAATTGGATATTGAAGAAGTTGCCAGTTACGCAGATTGTTTTTGGGAAAAGCCAAATTGCAAAGAATCAGATATGTTTGATGCAAATCCGTTTTTTGTCCTTAAGTATACTCCTGAGTTTATTAAGCAAGAAAAGTTCTTTAGATTAAATAAAAGAAGCATTACGGAACATTTGATGTTATATCTTAAAAAGGCTTCTGATCCTAAAGAATTGAATAAGGACTATTATTATTTTTTAGCAGCGAATGCTTATTATAACATGACACAAAATGGAAATTCATGGATGATGCGCCGTTATAATTGGCATCATTATGTTGATGATACTCCTTTTGAAGATGAGAAAGAATATTTTCAAGGTAATTTAGCACAGCAATATTATCTTTTAGCGTTAAAGCATGCTAAAAATGATAAATTTAAAGCCTTATGCTTGAGAATGATAGGAAGATGCGAAAAAAACAAATTACAATATCAATACCCTGATGATTACGATAGCAAAATTGAAAATTATGATGATTTTCTTTTAAGTAAAAATAAATACTATCAGGATTTAAAATCAAAATATGCAGATGATTATGTTGATCTAATGTCTGATTGCAGTTCTTTTGAAGAATATTTTAAGGCGAGAAGATAGATTTGCTTTATGATTAAACCCGACAGGTTCTAAAAATCTGTCGGTTTTTTATATTTCGTAAAAATTATCTTTTATATAGAAAACGGTATCTATAAATTGAAGAATGCCATTTTCGGTCAATACATTTTCGTCGTGAAGATCTTCAAGAATAATCCCTAAATCAGGATTATAGTAGTCGTTATTTTTTGTATTAAAAAATCCGTTTACAAGCATAAACTTTTTTACAACTTCTAGATCTGTTGGCTCAGTTGCTTTAACAAAAGGTTGTTCAACAACTGCATATATGATGTCTTCATTTTTGAAAAAGCCTAATAAATTGTATGCTGTGTCTGGGAAAAAGAAGTTATTTAACAATAAATTATTGAAGTAATCTATCCAAGAATGATAATAAATAGAGTCATTAAGTTTGATTACATGCTTTCCATCTTTTAAATAGACTTTTTGTTCTGCTCCTTCAGAAATATAATTATCAAGATTGATATCTAAAATCCAAAGACTGTTTAATTCTATAAACTTTTCTAAGGTCTCTTTTTCTTGTTTTTTGAAATGCTTGAATTCTTTAGCCATTGTACTTGCGCTTTGGCTTCTTCTAAGGTAACTGGCTGCTGCTTGGATAGTTGTTCCATGCTTAACTTTGCTCTTTCCTGAAATGATAAGTTGTAATTCATGTTTCATATTGTTAAATACAAAAATAGTGCATTTTATCAAAAAATAAAACAAAAGTAAGTTTTGTATTACTTTTTGTTTTTGTCCAAAACCCAAAACAAAGGATAAGAAACAATCGTAATCGCAACAATAATAATAAAACTTTTAGGATCGCTGTAAATGAAACCTGCCAGTAATGCGATAGAAAATATGATCGCTAATATCGTTGTCCACGGATACCAGAATGATCGGTAAGGTCTTGGTAAATCTGGTTCAGTTGTTCTTAGTCTTAAAAGGGAATAATAGGCGAGTCCCCAAACAATTATAGAGATAAAAGCGGCGAAAGAAAACAACACTTCAAAAGAACCAATACAGATTAAAAACAAACTAAAAAGAGATGAAACCAAAAGCGCTACAATTGGTGTTCCGCCTTTATTGACTTGTGTTCCCTCTTTGATGAAAAATCCGTCTCGGCTCAATCCGTAGAGAATTCTTGGCGGAATCATCATAAACGCGTTCAGAATACTTATTAAAGAGAAAATAGAAATTATGGTAACGATTTTAGCACCATTTTCTCCAAAAAGTATTTTAGCAACATCGGCTGCAGCCAAATTTGATTTTGCCAAAGTTTCGATTGGCAATACATGAAAAAATGCAGCATTTACTAGAATATAAATTACGACAACGAGTAAAACTCCGCTATATAAAGATTTCGGAATGTTTTTGCTTGGATTATCATTTTCTTCAGCAAAAAAGCAAACGGCATTCCAGCCGTTATAAGTTCCTATAATAAGCTGTAATGACTTAAAAAAGCCAAAAATAATTCCGATTTGAAAGAAGGAACTATTGGTTTTGATTTTTGGAACTTCAACTCCTGAATACATAAAACATGCAATTACCAAAGCCACAAAACAAATCACTTTTAAGAAACTTGTGATTTGCTGAATCACACTTCCATTTTTGACACCGCTTAAGTGCAACAAAACAAATGCGACTAGTAATGAGATTGAAATTACGATGGAATAATTGGCAAGTGATGGAAATAGAATTATAGTATATTCACTAATTACAATACAGTAAAAAGCAGGAGGGATGGCATTGACAATATAATCAAACCAGCCAGATAAAAATCCAGCATATTCGCCCATAGCCCTTTTGATATAATTATAAGAACCACCAGCTTTTGGTAACATTGTTGCCAACTCAGAATACGAATTAGCTCCCAATAAAACATATAAACCTCCAAAAAGCCAAGAAGCAAGAATTAGCCAGTAATTATCTAATAGTCCTGCGATAGAACCCGGCGTACGCAGAATCCCGACACCAATTGTGCCACCAATTAATACAGCAATGTTAAAACTTAAACCCAGTGTTTTTTTTAATTGGTTTTCTTTGGAATGGGACATATGGGGAATTTAAAATTAAAATGGTTTTAAAGACAAAAGTACTTATAAATGAAGAACATTTTTTGACAAAATAAAAAACCTCACCTTTTGCAAGATGAGGTTTGACCTTTAAAAAAAAATCTAGAAAAATACTAATTCAATATTTTAGAACTTATAACGCAAACTTGTCATAACCTGACGAGGCGCTATTGGGTTCACACTGTAATTTTCGTGAACAGTATAGTTTAATTCGTTTGTGATGTTTGATAATTTACATAAAATAGAGATTTTTCTCCAAGTATATCCTGCCGAAGCATCGATTGTAGTGTATCCTTTCAATGGAATTTCTCTGTGGTAGATTCCGTCAGGATATTTGGTAAGATCTGTGCTGTATTGATCATTCCAGCCGCCCAAACGATCACCAATATAATTTCCTATTGCTCCAACAGAAACACCTTTAAGAAAACCATCTGGTATGGTGTAATAGAAGCTTAAATTTGCTGTATTTGCTGGAGTTCTTACAAGACGATCACCCTCAATAAAACTTCCGTTTAAACCAGATGTTTTAGTATAACGCATATCATTATAGCTGTAACCAGCAACAATACTTAAACCTTCAACAGGTCTTGCAGTTACATCAATTTCGACACCTTTACTTTTGGTTTCACCGCTTAACACTTTTACATTTGTATCCGTATTTAAACTTCCGTCGGCTTTAAATTCAGCTGTTTGTGCTAGATTGCTATTTGTAATTTGATAAACAGTAACGTTTGTGCTTAACATTCCTTCTAAGAAATCTGTTTTAATACCAGCTTCATATTGGTCAATAATAGATGGCTCAATTGGTTTTAAATCAGCTGTAGTTCCTGTGTTTGGAGTAAACGATGTAGAATAACTTGCAAATAACGAAACATCTTTTCTTGGCTGATAGATCAAACCAAATTTTGGAGAAAATGCATTGTCTAATTTCTTAGCACCCACTGTTGGTACTGCATTTTCAGGACTTACTGTTTGTTTTCCTGAAACCAAAGTTTCTTTATAAGTCGTAACTTCAGCTTCCTGCCATGACCAGCGTATACCAGCTAATACTTTAAATTTTTCTGTAATTGAAATCAGATCTTGGAAATAAACACCAAAACGATTGGTTTCTGTTTTTGCAATTTGAGTTGCCCTAGCATTAGGAATATCATTTCTCTGTGTTGATGGGTCAAAATTGAAAAGATTGATTGTATCATAATTCGCAGGAGTAAAAGCAAAAGTGTAAGCCGTTGCAAAAGAGTTTTCCCAGTCGGCACCTGTAAAAATTTGATGTTTGACAGATCCTGTATTAAAATTCCCCTGAAGACTTAATTGATCTCCTAATATTTGTTCTAAGTTATCATTTTGAACTAATGGTCTTGTCCAATCACCGCTTGCACTTACTGAAGATAGTTGCGCTGTAGATTTTGATGCTCTATCATAGCTTTGGAAAGAAGAGTTAAAGTTTAATTTCCAGTTTTTATTGAAATCATGATTTAATAATACAGAAGCACTTGACGATTTAGTTGTACCATTAGACCAAAGAGATCCATAAAATGTATTACGAGGTAAATCCAGAATTTTTGTGCCAATAATTCCTGTTCCAAAATCTGGAGTCCAATCTGCACTTAAATAATCTCCTTGAAGAGTAATTTGTGTTTTAGGATTGATTACGAAAAGTAAGGAAGGGTTTATATACAAACGCTCGTTTTTTACAACATCTCTAAAACTTTCCGAATTTTCATAAGAACCATTAATTCTAAAAGCAATAGATTTAGTAAGACCGCCATAAAAGTCAAAAGCTGGTTTATAATAAGAAAAGCTCCCCATTTGCATTGATACTTCGCCACCAGTTTTAAATTGAGGAGTTTTAGTAACAAGGTTAAGGATTCCCCCTGGAGCTACATTTCCAAATAATAGGGCAGAACCTCCTTTAAGAAATTCTACTTTATCTAAACCGGATACATCTGGAATTGATCCTGCATTATAGCGGAATCCATTTTTAAACATATTATTGGCAGACATATCATAACCTCTTGAGAAAAAAGATTCCTGAGCGCCACCTCGAGCAGAACCCACATAAACACCATTAGCATTTTTAAGAACTTCACTTAATCGGATAGCTTGTTGCTGCTCGATAACTTCAGAACCAATAACTTGTATTGACTGTGGATTGTCCATTGGTTTTAATCCAGAACGAACTGCCGTTACAGGTTTAGGTTCTTTGGTTTTGGTAACCACGACCTCATTCAGAATTTCTCCTTTTTTATTTTTTACAGTATCGGTTACTGAAGAAGTAGTTTCATTACTTGAATAATCTTGACCGTAAGAGACAAAGCTCAATAATCCTAGTGCTAATAGTAAATTATATTTCATGATATTTATTTAGATTCAATAAAAATTATTGACTGCAAATATAAATACACATGATCTTTAACATGAAATTATGAAGTGGTTTTCTTACTTAAACCTTGCTTAGTTCTTTCTTAAGATTTGCTTAATGTTTTTCTAATGATATTTTAATTTTGTATTAATTTTCAAAAAAAACCTTGCCGTTAAGCAAGGTTTATTGAATTGAAATTAAATCTAAGAATGAAATTTTCTAAAATTATTTTACTGCAATTTGGTAAGTAGCCATTTTCCAGATTTCATCGTATTTTTTACCATTATGATCTCCAGAAGCTTTATCAGTGTGGGCATATTCTACCATGTAATTTCCTGACCAGATTGGAGTAAAAGAGAACTCTCCTTTATCGTTTGTCCATAGTTCTTTTTCCCATCCGTTTGGAGCAATTACTTTAATCTTTGCTTCTTTGGCTATAGCACCTTCATAAGAAGCTACTCCTGTAATTTTAGTATCTTTTTTAGCT
This portion of the Flavobacterium panacagri genome encodes:
- a CDS encoding APC family permease, with protein sequence MSHSKENQLKKTLGLSFNIAVLIGGTIGVGILRTPGSIAGLLDNYWLILASWLFGGLYVLLGANSYSELATMLPKAGGSYNYIKRAMGEYAGFLSGWFDYIVNAIPPAFYCIVISEYTIILFPSLANYSIVISISLLVAFVLLHLSGVKNGSVIQQITSFLKVICFVALVIACFMYSGVEVPKIKTNSSFFQIGIIFGFFKSLQLIIGTYNGWNAVCFFAEENDNPSKNIPKSLYSGVLLVVVIYILVNAAFFHVLPIETLAKSNLAAADVAKILFGENGAKIVTIISIFSLISILNAFMMIPPRILYGLSRDGFFIKEGTQVNKGGTPIVALLVSSLFSLFLICIGSFEVLFSFAAFISIIVWGLAYYSLLRLRTTEPDLPRPYRSFWYPWTTILAIIFSIALLAGFIYSDPKSFIIIVAITIVSYPLFWVLDKNKK
- a CDS encoding TonB-dependent siderophore receptor, yielding MKYNLLLALGLLSFVSYGQDYSSNETTSSVTDTVKNKKGEILNEVVVTKTKEPKPVTAVRSGLKPMDNPQSIQVIGSEVIEQQQAIRLSEVLKNANGVYVGSARGGAQESFFSRGYDMSANNMFKNGFRYNAGSIPDVSGLDKVEFLKGGSALLFGNVAPGGILNLVTKTPQFKTGGEVSMQMGSFSYYKPAFDFYGGLTKSIAFRINGSYENSESFRDVVKNERLYINPSLLFVINPKTQITLQGDYLSADWTPDFGTGIIGTKILDLPRNTFYGSLWSNGTTKSSSASVLLNHDFNKNWKLNFNSSFQSYDRASKSTAQLSSVSASGDWTRPLVQNDNLEQILGDQLSLQGNFNTGSVKHQIFTGADWENSFATAYTFAFTPANYDTINLFNFDPSTQRNDIPNARATQIAKTETNRFGVYFQDLISITEKFKVLAGIRWSWQEAEVTTYKETLVSGKQTVSPENAVPTVGAKKLDNAFSPKFGLIYQPRKDVSLFASYSTSFTPNTGTTADLKPIEPSIIDQYEAGIKTDFLEGMLSTNVTVYQITNSNLAQTAEFKADGSLNTDTNVKVLSGETKSKGVEIDVTARPVEGLSIVAGYSYNDMRYTKTSGLNGSFIEGDRLVRTPANTANLSFYYTIPDGFLKGVSVGAIGNYIGDRLGGWNDQYSTDLTKYPDGIYHREIPLKGYTTIDASAGYTWRKISILCKLSNITNELNYTVHENYSVNPIAPRQVMTSLRYKF